The genomic stretch TTTCAAGCATAACAAAAGGTTGATCGCTGTCTTTGCTTTTGTCGTGTGAGAGTAATTCAATACGAACAATATCACCACCTTTTGGATTGATCCAAATATGGTAAAGGTCAGTTTGTACTGAAATAAGCTGTTGATTCACAGGTGCAGTTGCATCTGTGGTTTGTGACTGCGCAATATTTGCTTGTGGCACATCGGAAGCCACTGTTGCATTTTTAGCATTTGGCAAATCAGCAGATACTTCATGCGAACTTACAGCTGCCGCTTGTTGTTGCGGAGCAGTTGCAGCATTTCCATAATCTTTTTGCCAAGCCAAAATGAGCAAATATGCGGTGACAAACATGGCCCCGAGAATTGCAAACCTGGCCCATTGTTGCATATCTATTACCCCAAATGGTTAGAGAGATTTTGCTTCAGTAAACGATCACGAAAGGGTACAGCAACATGATGCGTTTGAGAATCTATTTGATGAAACGAAATAAAACGAATTGCTTTTGGCGGTACCGGATCATATCCAGATCCTCCCCACGGATGACAACGACAAATCCGTTTAGAAGATAACCAAACGCCTTTTATCGCACCATGAGTTTGCAATGCTTCT from Acinetobacter pittii encodes the following:
- the yidD gene encoding membrane protein insertion efficiency factor YidD, encoding MVRFLRWLIRLYQIAISPLLGPRCRYIPTCSQYAIEALQTHGAIKGVWLSSKRICRCHPWGGSGYDPVPPKAIRFISFHQIDSQTHHVAVPFRDRLLKQNLSNHLG